One segment of Erigeron canadensis isolate Cc75 chromosome 2, C_canadensis_v1, whole genome shotgun sequence DNA contains the following:
- the LOC122590045 gene encoding diacylglycerol kinase 1-like produces MDDYREEDHFLPSTWLNKSSSELAESNLFIISCFIAGLIGILTIVYTAFQWRRNISLSWTKAIAGTNKDPKSSKDLVAPHTWYLESVARGKSLNCCVCLKSMSPSQSLGPMVSSGSFIHRCSICGAVAHLNCSANANKDCKCVSMIGSDHVLHQWAIRWTEVIDQPDGTSFCTHCEESCSASFLGGSPIWCCLWCQRLIHVDCHGNMSRETGDICDMGPFKRLILSPLYVKGLGRSSSGGILSSITFGANEIASSVRASITSQTKKNKQGDRFNIDDGEVGVGESSTDEQKTDSGDSDMMSKKRSYKRSHQKDDSQMVQMKQIYELVNLRSDARPLLVFINKKSGAKRGDSIRLRMNILLNPVQIFELSSKEGPEVGLYLFRKVSHFRVLVCGGDGTVGWVLDAIEKQNFVSPPPVAILPAGTGNDLARVLNWGSGLGSVEKQGGLCTMLQHMEHAAVTVLDRWKISIVNHRGRPLRSPKFMNNYLGVGCDAKVALDIHNLREENPEKFYNQFMNKVLYAREGARSMMDRTLADYPWQVRVVVDGVEVDVPEDAEGILVANIGSYMGGVDLWQNENERNDNFNPQSMHDKMLEVVSISGTWHLGKLQVGLSRARRLAQGKTIRIQLLAPLPVQVDGEPWLQSPCTLSISHHGQAFMLRRTVEGPLGHASGIIADVLENAETNLVINASQKRALLHEMALRLS; encoded by the exons ATGGACGATTATAGAGAAGAGGATCATTTCCTGCCTTCTACTTGGTTGAACAAAAGCTCATCTGAACTAGCAGAATCAAATCTCTTCATTATATCTTGCTTTATTGCTGGCCTTATCGGTATCTTGACTATCGTTTACACTGCATTTCAATGGAGAAGAAACATAAGTCTCAGTTGGACAAAAGCCATTGCAGGAACAAACAAAGATCCAAAATCAAGCAAGGATCTTGTAGCACCACATACTTGGTATTTAGAATCCGTAGCTCGTGGGAAAAGCTTAAATTGTTGTGTATGTTTAAAATCTATGTCACCGTCTCAATCTCTTGGCCCCATGGTGTCTTCAGGTAGTTTCATTCACCGTTGTAGCATATGTGGTGCGGTGGCTCACCTTAACTGTTCAGCAAATGCCAATAAAGATTGTAAATGTGTGTCTATGATCGGGTCAGACCATGTCTTGCACCAATGGGCTATTAGGTGGACAGAGGTTATTGATCAACCAGATGGAACCTCTTTTTGTACACATTGTGAAGAATCGTGTAGTGCTTCTTTTCTTGGCGGGTCACCAATCTGGTGTTGTTTATGGTGTCAACGATTAATTCATGTTGATTGCCATGGTAACATGTCTCGTGAAACTGGTGATATTTGTGATATGGGTCCTTTTAAAAGATTGATTTTATCGCCTCTTTATGTTAAGGGATTAGGTCGGTCATCATCTGGTGGAATATTGAGTTCCATAACTTTTGGAGCCAATGAGATCGCATCATCTGTTCGTGCAAGTATTACAAGTCAAACTAAGAAAAACAAGCAAGGGGATCGATTTAATATAGATGATGGTGAAGTTGGTGTAGGGGAATCGTCTACAGATGAGCAAAAAACTGATTCCGGTGACAGTGACATGATGAGCAAAAAACGGAGTTATAAAAGAAGTCACCAGAAAGATGATTCTCAGATGGTACAAATGAAGCAGATATACGAGTTGGTCAATTTGCGTTCTGATGCAAGGCCTCTTTTGGttttcattaacaaaaaaaGTGGTGCTAAGCGTGGTGATTCAATAAGGCTACGCATGAATATTCTTTTGAATCCTGTTCAG ATATTTGAGTTGAGTTCGAAAGAAGGGCCGGAAGTCGGTCTTTATCTATTTAGAAAGGTATCACATTTCAGAGTGCTTGTATGTGGTGGGGATGGTACAGTAGGATGGGTATTGGATGCCATTGAAAAGCAAAATTTTGTATCTCCACCTCCAGTTGCTATTCTACCAGCTGGAACCGGAAATGATTTGGCCCGAGTTTTAAATTGGGGAAGTGGTTTAGGCTCGGTAGAGAAACAAGGAGGTCTATGCACCATGTTGCAACACATGGAGCATGCTGCTGTAACCGTTCTTGATCGTTGGAAAATTTCAATTGTAAATCACAGGGGAAGACCCCTTCGATCCCCAAAGTTTATGAATAATTATCTTG GTGTCGGATGTGATGCAAAGGTTGCTCTTGATATTCATAATCTGAGGGAGGAGAATCCTGAAAAATTTTATAACCAG TTTATGAATAAAGTCTTATATGCTAGAGAAGGTGCCAGGAGTATGATGGATAGAACATTAGCAGATTATCCATGGCAAGTCCGAGTGGTGGTTGATGGTGTTGAGGTTGATGTTCCCGAG GATGCAGAAGGCATTCTTGTTGCCAATATTGGGAGTTATATGGGTGGTGTAGACCTATggcaaaatgaaaatgaaagaaatgatAACTTTAATCCTCAATCTATGCACGATAAGATGTTAGAGGTCGTGAGCATATCAGGAACTTGGCATCTCGGAAAGCTCCAG GTGGGGCTTTCTCGAGCTCGAAGACTTGCCCAAGGGAAGACCATAAGGATTCAGCTTCTTGCACCATTGCCAGTTCAAGTTGATGGAGAACCGTGGTTACAGTCACCTTGCACGTTGAGCATTTCACACCATGGACAG GCTTTTATGCTGAGAAGAACAGTCGAGGGCCCACTTGGTCATGCATCCGGAATAATTGCTGATGTGCTAGAGAATGCTGAAACAAATCTGGTGATTAATGCATCCCAGAAGCGAGCGCTTCTTCATGAAATGGCACTTAGACTATCGTAG
- the LOC122586508 gene encoding pre-mRNA-splicing factor ATP-dependent RNA helicase DEAH1-like — protein sequence MGSDLKTWVSDKLMSLVGYSQPTLVQYVISISKKASTPSDILNSLKDMDVPSSNDTRAFAEEIFKKVDRKSSGTNVYRQQEEAAAMLARKQRTYKLLEADDDDNAERGPSVSVASQSKKTDKHVKRFRKKSENQDDDDEGAGVLKQDRRVKQKVSHDESEDSDSEEERLRDQKEREELERHLREKDAARTAKLTEQKLSMREEEEAIRRANALEEDDIGTLRKVSRQEYLKKREQKKLEEIRDDIEDEQYLFGDVKVTEAEQRELRYKKKIYELVKKRSQEDDNVNEYRMPDAYDEEGGVNQEKRFAVAMERYRDSKDGDKMNPFAEQEAWEDHQIKKATLSYASKNKKQSDDYDFVFEDQIEFIHGQVMGGENIDDKVDEEEHEKSIAKTAHEKLLADRKTLPVYPYRESLLKAVEEHQVIVIVGETGSGKTTQIPQYLHEAGYTKRGMIGCTQPRRVAAMSVAARVSQEMGVKLGHEVGYSIRFEDCTSDKTVLKYMTDGMLLREFLGEPDLASYSVVMVDEAHERTLSTDILFGLVKDIARFRPDLKLLISSATLDAEKFSDYFDSAPIFRIPGRRYPVEILYTKAPEADYLDAAIVTALQIHVTQPPGDGDILVFLTGQEEIETAEEILKHRTRGLGSKIAELIICPIYANLPTELQAKIFEPTPEGARKVVLATNIAETSLTIDGIKYVIDPGFVKMKSYNPRTGMESLLITPISKASANQRAGRSGRTGPGRCHRLYTAYNYFNDLDDNTVPEIQRTNLANVVLSLKSLGIHDLLNFDFMDPPPAEALLKALELLFALSALNKHGELTKVGRKMAEFPLDPMLSKMIVASEKYKCSDEVISIAAMLSIGSSIFYRPKDKQVHADNARLNFHMGNVGDHIALLKVYSSWKETNFSTQWCYENYIQVRSMKRARDIRDQLEGLLERVEIELTSNPGDLEGIKKAITSGYFPHSAKMQKNGTYRTVKHPQTVYIHPSSGLAQVLPRWVVYHELVLTTKEYMRQVTELKPEWLVEIAPHYYQLKDVEDLASKKMPRGEGRAVKD from the exons ATGGGGAGTGACTTAAAGACGTGGGTTTCAGACAAATTGATGTCCCTTGTTGGATATTCACAACCAACGCTAGTCCAATATGTGATTAGCATAT CTAAGAAAGCTTCAACTCCTTCTGATATATTAAACAGTCTTAAAGATATGGACGTGCCATCTTCCAATGACACCCGTGCATTTGCTGAAGAAATATTCAAAAAAGTTGACCGTAAGAGTTCTGGAACAAAT GTCTATAGACAACAAGAAGAGGCTGCAGCAATGCTAGCCAGAAAGCAGAGGACTTACAAGCTATTGGAGGCAGACGACGACGACAATGCTGAGCGTGGCCCTTCTGTTTCTGTTGCTTCTCAATCCAAAAAGACCGATAAACATGTGAAACGGTTTAGAAAGAAGAGTGAAAACCAAGACGATGATGATGAG GGCGCTGGAGTTTTGAAACAAGATAGACGCGTTAAACAGAAAGTTTCCCATGATGAATCGGAAGATTCAGAT TCTGAAGAAGAAAGATTGCGTGATCAAAAAGAACGAGAAGAGTTGGAGCGTCATCTAAGGGAAAAAGATGCAGCTAGAACAGCAAAG CTGACTGAACAAAAGTTGTCTATGAGGGAGGAAG AAGAAGCAATTAGGAGAGCCAATGCCTTGGAAGAAGATGATATTGGTACCTTAAG AAAAGTATCGCGCCAAGAATATCTCAAGAAAAGGGAGCAGAAGAAACTGGAGGAAATCAG AGATGATATTGAAGACGAACAATATCTATTTGGGGATGTCAAAGTCACAGAGGCTGAGCAGCGTGAACTAag atataaaaagaaaatctacGAGCTAGTCAAGAAGCGTTCTCAAGAGGATGATAACGTTAATGAG TATCGGATGCCCGATGCTTATGACGAAGAAGGTGGGGTTAACCAAGAGAAAAGATTTGCCGTAGCTATGGAGCGTTATAG AGACTCAAAAGATGGAGATAAGATGAACCCGTTTGCTGAACAAGAAGCATGGGAGGATCATCAAATTA AGAAAGCAACCCTAAGTTACGCATCAAAGAACAAAAAGCAATCTGATGACTACGA TTTTGTATTTGAGGACCAGATTGAGTTCATACATGGACAAGTCATGGGTGGTGAAAAT ATTGATGACAAAGTAGATGAGGAGGAACATGAGAAGTCTATAGCAAAAACAGCACATGAGAAGCTTCTG GCAGACAGAAAAACATTACCTGTATATCCGTACCGAGAGTCTTTGCTTAAAGCTGTGGAAGAGCATCAG GTTATCGTTATTGTTGGTGAGACCGGATCCGGAAAGACCACTCAGATACCCCAATATCTTCATGAGGCTGGTTACACGAAACGTGGAATG ATAGGTTGCACGCAACCTAGACGTGTTGCTGCAATGAGTGTTGCTGCCCGAGTTTCCCAGGAAATGGGAGTCAAACTTGGGCATGAG GTTGGCTATTCAATACGTTTTGAAGACTGTACTTCTGACAAAACAGTGCTTAAATATATGACTGATGGCATGCTGCTGCGAGAGTTTCTTGGTGAACCTGATCTTGCAAGTTACAG TGTAGTGATGGTGGATGAGGCTCATGAAAGAACGTTATCAACTGATATCTTGTTCGGTTTAGTTAAG GATATCGCTCGATTTCGTCCTGATCTCAAGTTGCTCATTTCGAGTGCCACTCTCGACGCTGAGAAGTTCAGTGACTATTTTGACTCTGCCCCAATTTTCAGAATTCCGGGAAGAAGATATCCTGTGGAAATACTATACACTAAAGCACCGGAGGCTGACTACCTGGATGCTGCAATTGTCACAGCTCTCCAAATCCATGTCACTCAACCTCCTGGAGATGGTGACATACTTGTTTTTCTCACTGGTCAAGAGGAAATTGAAACAGCTGAGGAAATCCTGAAACACAGAACACGGGGACTAGGGAGTAAAATAGCAGAACTTATAATATGTCCCATATATGCAAATCTTCCCACCGAGCTTCAGGCAAAAATATTTGAGCCTACTCCAGAAGGGGCCCGCAAGGTGGTCCTTGCCACTAACATCGCTGAAACATCGTTGACCATTGACGGAATAAAATATGTGATTGATCCAGGATTTGTCAAGATGAAATCTTATAACCCTCGAACAGGGATGGAATCATTGCTCATTACTCCCATCTCAAAAGCATCTGCAAATCAAAGGGCGGGTCGATCTGGACGTACGGGTCCAGGGAGGTGCCACAGGTTGTATACAGCCTACaattattttaatgatttagatgaTAACACTGTCCCAGAGATCCAGAGGACCAACCTTGCCAATGTTGTATTGAGTCTAAAGAGTCTTGGGATCCATGACTTGTTAAATTTCGATTTCATGGACCCACCTCCTGCTGAAGCATTACTTAAAGCTCTAGAGCTACTGTTTGCCTTAAGTGCACTCAATAAACATGGTGAATTGACAAAGGTGGGTAGAAAGATGGCTGAATTTCCACTTGATCCAATGCTGTCCAAGATGATTGTGGCATCTGAGAAGTATAAATGTTCTGATGAGGTTATTTCAATTGCTGCCATGCTTTCCATTGGAAGTAGCATCTTTTATCGTCCAAAAGATAAACAAGTCCATGCAGACAATGCTCGATTGAATTTTCATATGGGTAATGTTGGTGATCACATAGCACTGCTTAAG GTTTACAGTTCTTGGAAGGAAACAAACTTCTCTACTCAGTGGTGCTATGAGAACTACATTCAGGTGAGAAGTATGAAGCGTGCCAGGGATATAAGAGATCAGTTGGAGGGACTATTGGAAAgagttgaaattgaattaaCTTCAAACCCTGGTGATTTGGAAGGAATTAAGAAGGCCATAACCTCAG GGTACTTTCCCCACTCAGCAAAGATGCAAAAGAACGGAACCTACAGAACTGTTAAACATCCTCAGACTGTCTATATTCACCCCAGCTCTGGTTTAGCACAG GTACTTCCTAGGTGGGTGGTATACCACGAGCTAGTCCTGACTACTAAGGAGTACATGAGACAGGTCACGGAACTAAAACCCGAGTGGCTCGTGGAAATAGCTCCTCATTATTATCAGCTCAAAGACGTAGAGGATTTGGCATCAAAGAAAATGCCTCGTGGAGAAGGCCGTGCAGTTAAAGACTGA
- the LOC122586509 gene encoding SNAP25 homologous protein SNAP33-like, which translates to MFGHKRPHLHKTAKQNSVPSQPTANPFDSDDEIDKRSTQKPSNRTSSEPSSLTQNSTVSLFDDNEVKAKSYASRNKYKNDFVDSGGVENQSVQELEHYAAYKAEETTKAVNSALKIAEDIREGATNTLVTLHQQGEQINRTHMAAADIEQDLSRGEKLLGSLGGIFSRTWKPKKGQTIKGPTMIRDDPDRKKGNHLEQREKLGLTTTPNKGQSRSRTPLPESADAMQKVEYEKAKQDDGLSDLSDILGELKEMAVDMGSEIERQNKSLNPLQDDVEEINLRVRGANQRTRRLLGK; encoded by the exons ATGTTTGGGCACAAGAGACCTCATCTTCACAAGACGGCTAAACAAAACTCAGTCCCAAGTCAACCTACTGCAAATCCGtttgattctgatgatgaaatTGATAAAAGGTCAACTCAGAAACCGTCGAACAGAACTTCATCCGAACCTTCTTCATTGACCCAAAATTCAACTGTCAGTCTTTTTGACGATAACGAGGTTAAAGCAAAGTCATATGCATCAAGAAACAAATACAAGAATGATTTTGTTGATTCTGGTGGTGTAGAGAACCAAAGTGTGCAAGAATTGGAGCATTATGCAGCGTATAAGGCCGAAGAGACTACAAAGGCTGTAAATAGTGCATTAAAGATTGCAGAAGATATCAGAGAAGGTGCCACCAATACTTTGGTAACTTTGCATCAACAAGGTGAGCAGATTAACCGAACCCACATGGCTGCAGCCGACATCGAGCAGGATCTCAGTAGg gGCGAGAAGCTCTTAGGAAGTCTTGGAGGCATTTTTTCTAGGACATGGAAGCCAAAAAAGGGCCAGACTATAAAAGGACCAACAATGATCAGAG ATGATCCTGATCGGAAGAAGGGTAACCATTTGGAGCAAAGAGAAAAACTTGGACTTACAACCACCCCGAATAAGGGGCAATCACGTTCAAGAACTCCACTCCCCGAGTCTGCGGATGCAATGCAGAAAGTTGAG TATGAAAAAGCAAAGCAGGATGACGGGCTCTCTGATTTGAGTGATATACTGGGGGAGCTGAAGGAAATGGCTGTTGACATGGGTTCTGAGATTGAGAG GCAAAACAAATCACTTAATCCTCTTCAGGATGATGTTGAGGAGATCAATTTGCGAGTGAGAGGCGCGAATCAACGTACTCGACGCCTGCTTGGGAAATAG
- the LOC122589042 gene encoding protein CROWDED NUCLEI 2, with the protein MSTCSSSGSSCFLDDEELLQFEARCKELRIEKDMIKESSGELLRSLESHAKLMSETRSNDKKRIQNLERELSNCSQEIDYLQDQVNTKDTLINHMTDYISNLESKLRANEDLDEIVRRLQQELKAQNSENLALKVNLENKEHELHDATLCIKELEESISNVTLDFQCDIESMKLDLMAMEHSFFEAKKVQEEVDQEHRVMQELTKNCKIQLQAARSVKHLVKENKALREKLKTFETNADSENQNKKLSCQIHEYELLVNQLKEQLKDEKFKAKEEAEDLAQEMAELRYQLTGLLEEEYKKRARMEQRALQRITELEAQIEKERRKTFADVRGLPSA; encoded by the exons ATGTCTACTTGTTCTAGTAGTGGCAGCAGTTGCTTTTTGGACGATGAGGAGTTATTACAGTTTGAAGCAAGATGTAAAGAG TTGAGGATAGAAAAAGACATGATAAAAGAATCCAGCGGTGAACTCCTGCGG AGCCTGGAATCTCATGCCAAATTAATGTCCGAAACTCGATCTAATGACAAGAAGCGGATCCAAAATTTGGAACGAGAGCTGAGTAACTGTTCCCAAGAAATAG ATTACTTGCAGGATCAGGTGAACACAAAGGACACGCTGATAAACCATATGACTGATTATATTAGCAATCTAGAGTCGAAGCTCAGAGCAAACGAAGATTTGGATGAAATTGTAAGAAGGTTACAGCAAGAATTGAAGGCACAGAATTCAGAGAATTTGGCTTTAAAGGTGAATTTAGAGAACAAAGAACACGAGTTGCATGATGCAACATTATGTATAAAGGAATTAGAAGAATCCATTTCAAATGTTACTTTAGACTTCCAATGTGACATAGAAAGCATGAAGCTTGATTTGATGGCAATGGAACATAGCTTTTTCGAAGCTAAAAAAGTCCAGGAAGAAGTTGATCAAGAACATCGCGTGATGCAGGAACTGACTAAAAACTgcaaaatacaattacaagcAGCGCGGAGTGTTAAACACTTGGTTAAGGAAAATAAAGCATTAAGGGAGAAGCTTAAAACATTTGAAACCAATGCAGATTCTGAAAATCAAAATAAGAAATTATCATGTCAGATACATGAATATGAACTTCTTGTGAACCAGTTGAAG GAACAACTGAAAGACGAAAAGTTCAAGGCCAAGGAAGAAGCTGAAGATTTAGCTCAGGAAATGGCGGAGTTAAGATATCAGCTAACTGGATTGCTTGAAGAAGAATACAAAAAACGTGCTCGTATGGAACAAAGAGCTCTACAAAGAATAACCGAGTTGGAGGCTCAG ATTGAAAAAGAACGGAGAAAAACTTTCGCTGATGTTCGAGGGCTTCCCAGTGCTTAG